ttttacaattacatAGATTGTAATTCATTGataagaaaaacaaaatgtagTCTTTGTAGGACAAGCAGATAAGTAAATTTTGAGAAGAATAGAGGTAATCGGAGCATTAAACAAATAGTAATTTAATGTTGAAAAACAGATATTCCAGTGAATAATACTGAAAGTTTATTACCGTCAACCCTTCAGTAAATAAACTGTATACTACCAAAACCACTTTTTGATGTAAATTTgccattataaaatataattaaaggtTATGGAGCACACTTTCACCTCTACCGTCCAGGAGCTTCTGCTTTGCTAGTTAGTGTGTTGAAAGTGAGGAGGTCATGCACCCTTAAACAGGCCCAATGGAGTTTCCTCCAAGTATGAGGTTAACAAAAGTTGGTTGGtcaatttgttataattttgtaaTCAGTTTATATTTTAACTATTGTAAACcctagctgtatccgaatacatatgGATGCGTCCATAGCACATTTTCACATCCCTTAGCacatgcagccacaatgtaaagGATGTGTTTCTAAGGGATGGATGGTATCCGAATGCTGTTGACTGTTGGTCGTACTAATCGTAGCCTTCTCgagtcgtgatatctacgaatattcagcaaaacttaaaaaactgtgaccaattaaaaaaaattagtgtagaATGGATGTTATAAATTTTAGCAATCTAAATATTGAATATACCAAAAATGAGCATTGAATACCCCTGTAAGTTTAAGTTTGccatttagtaatttttatgaactttttatttgtttctatttGAGTTATTACTCGCTTATaacgttttaaacaaattttatgtcTGAAATAATGTgatattatatacaaacaaaagaaaacacgATTATAAAGGTAATGGATGCAGGGACACATTtttggatgcgagtgtcgcatcccttgAAATCTATATTTTAGTGGACGTGTGTAGGGATGCACCGGCATCCCTTGTGAGCATTCTGAAGCAACGCAAAGATGGCCGCATCCACTGCGAtgcccttagctaagggatccacttcAGATGCAGCTCCTGTCATTTTGTAAAGACCATTTGTAAGCCATATTTGCAAAGACAGCACTGCTGTTCGGGCAGTCTGCGCTAGCCTAGGTGGTGGGTTTGTGGTGTCTTCCTAAAGGCTCACACGTAGAGTGTTTGGGTGGGCTCCGAAATATTGTGCAACAAGTGAGTTCTTGGTTCGTGGTGCCTCTAAAAGATAATGGAAAAACAGTGACATTTAATGTGTGTGGCTTTAGGCTGTGCTGCTGTTTATCAGGTTGTCCACTTTCTGAAAAGACAGGGAAGTTGGAATTATTCAGAAATGAGAatcagggaatttacttgaaatcctggaaaagtcatggaaattcccctGTAATAGTAATTTTAGGGGAAAATTTCATGTTCTAGTCTGCCATCATCCAAACCTTCTAAGAATTTTGTTTGAGGTGGTGTTTTATTGCATAGTCACACACTGTCAAATGgcatatgcaaggttctgttttattttaatttttgaaaaataattctatGCTTTATATGGGAATGGGGTAAGCTGTTTTTCCTTCTTGAAatctttcaaaaaattcaaactatataaaatatttttaaaaaaaacaagtcaAGGTAGTTTAAAATTTGGTCATGGATAATTAGAAAATTTTATTCCACGTTTGTGTGGACATCCTgtttattaatacaaatataacttCATAAATGGTTACTAAgcacattttgtaatattttgcaaATGCATTTGACATCTCCCACAGACTTCACTACCAGGATCTTCGGAGCAGAGTGTACCCACCTGCCTCCTTTAAGCGGGCTGGTCTTTACACAACTATCATGGCTCTGATTCTGGAACCAACATACCTCCATCTATTGTGTGTGGGACAGTTGCGAAGTAGGTATGCTGTGTGTTGCAGATTGCAGTGATTGTGTGCGCCATGGTCATTTTAACTTATGCGCTGGAGTTCAAGCAACAGGAGCCAACTAGGTGAGCAACGTGTAGTTAAGGCTCAGTCTCCCTTGCCATGTTGAAAGTTGGGAATAAGTTTTAAGGGGTGGTAGGTAAAGCCAACTCAGACAGATTTTGTTAAGGAACAGGTGTTGTTGTTCATAAACCCAACTCTAAAAAGTTACAGGCGCTGACGGTAGCGCACAGATTTGAACTGTGCATTCCACTAGGCACTGCTGGCTGCTAGTGTGTGTGTGGCCAGCTCAATGTGTCTTCTGCTTCCGCGGAGCATTTGAATGTCTAGGTGTTGTGATTATGGGTCTTCAATCAGTAGAGTGCAGTCCAGGTGTGCACGAAATTCCAGTTTCCAAACGACAGCTTATGCCTGTAACTTTGCAAGGTTGCGTATTTGTGTTCCTTAAGAAAATTTGCTTGTCCTGGAATTCCCTGCTACCCTTTAAATGTATGCCTAACAATTTGTCCATTCTATATATGATACAGATTCTTTACTGATCAGTTATGGCTGATGAATAATCCTCAAATTCTCAAACTTACGGACAGTCACTTGAAATTGGATTAAaccattaatataaaattttaatttaaacttgtgCAACTTGTTACTGTGTCGAAGGCTGTTAAAACAGTTACTCATGTTGAGCTCTCTGCTACAGAGGCTCAGTCAGTAGTAGAACTGTCACTTGCTAGGAGTTCCGTTCCTTAATCCCCGGATGTCACGCCTGCTGGTTGTAGCTAGTCTTGCTTGTTCAAGCCTATCTTACCTGTGCATACATTACTCTCATTATAAAAAAGAATATATCTACATGTCTTAGGCAAGCGTTTCAATTCTTAACCATAAATTTAATGATTGTTTTTCAGTGATCAAACCCAGTAACTCCACTTTtcgccaagtttttttttctgcactagGTTTCTCAGAATCTGCACTTCATCTCCAAGCCTAATGACAGAAATGTCAGTATGGAACGCAATTCTCACTTTAGCATACCTCTCACTCCAATAAAATCTATAAAGGCAATCCTCGTGCCACCTAACGAGTGTCTGCTTCCTAATTTATCTTGGATTCTTatgtaaaatgttaattttttttttttacgtttagcaGTCATAAGTATTTGTTTATCTTGATTTATCATCATTACTATTTTcgatgaaaattaaatataagtgtATTGTAAGATCCATCCAGTATTACAACTAGAAGTAATATTAGAGTTTcaggttttggttttttttttttttctattttcctgTTTTGTAAAAATTGACTTCAGAAATTATCTTCTGTTGAATTTATTAAGAATACATTAAATTCTTTCAGTTGCCATTTTTTCctattaatatgtttttttgtCAAACCAAGTACTTTAGAAATTTTGGCAGTGTAATGTTCTGCAACTGACGAGAGTTCGGTGGACATGGTCGTGCCCAGGATCGTCACCCTGGCGGACGAGAACTCCACCAAGGGGGTGTGGAAGAAGAAAGTGCTGTGGAAGGCGCGCTGGGTGAAGGAGTGGAAGCAGGAGAAGGTGTGGAAAGCCATGTGGAAGAAGGTCTGGGGGCCGGTGGAGATACACGAGTGGTTCCCCATCTCCAAGCCCCCGCAGATCTGGAAGGATTCCGACGGCAGCCTCAACGGGGTGTGAAGGCGAGCGCTGGTCGTCCTGACTTGTGTTCATTGCTCAGCTGGGCTTCCAACTACCTACCTACATACTACATGGGTGATTGCTCAGCAGTCATGCCATAATAGTATgtgaatttatttattaactatttaCAACTTCCATGaacagtgaaatctcattacaaaGTACTTCATACGGAACGGTTTCCAAATGTAAAAATCTTGTTGGGacctgaaaatatatatattttaaagtgagAATTCCTTTACAGTGAAGTACTTTATAATGAGTTTTCACTGTAGGAACATCGGTTCACTGTTCAgtaattagtatttatttattcttatcagtattaaaaattaatttgtcatTCACAACTAGACCTTATGTGCATAGTAATGTTTGAGATCAGTGTAAAAAACATGTTTCcataactatataaaaaaaatgttccacaTATGTATTTCATATAATGTGAGTCATATCTTATGTGTTTAACAATTTATTGATACTTGATTTGGACATCAGTTCATTTTGGCATATGCATTACTTATCAGTcaatcttttataaaaaaatatcatgaatAAACGCAAATGAATGTGCATCATGAAAGGTAAGGATGAGTTAAACACCAGTATCTTTTGTACAACATCTTTAATGTAGAGGTTGTAAAACAGACAAGTTGTGCTTGCATACTGCTCGCAAATTCATGTTTAAGTGTTTTGTTAGTAAGTCTTTGTGTCAGAATTCAGATGGATTTATAACTGTAAGCTATCATGCTTTGTTTCATAACCAGCTTCCGTGCACCAAAATATTTGGTTGTGTCTGTCTGTAGTacttatatttatgtattgttttGTGCTGTTATTGTGTGTTGTAAGTTAAATATTGtgtgaataaaatttttagttttttctctAAGAATTTAGTGAAGCATAAtttatacagattaaaaaaaaatgtgtttttgtttattggcagataaaggttataaaatgacaataaacatttttgtcataGTAAAATTGTTGCTAGGTATTCAATTTATACAAATAACAATCAAGTATAAACTAAGAATGGCAATTCTTATTTAATGACTAATtgttgcaaataaataaatacatagtaTAACAACAAACTGTTatattactaatttaaaaatcattaaaatatgttttatcattaattataattaatgtagTGGTTATACTTAACCATTtacaaaagaaagaaaacattttCAGAGGTTGCTGTTGCCTTAGTTTGCAGAGTTAATAATCTAgccatgtttttaaaaatacatacatgtaaataattaaaattttataccaTGTGTGTTAATAAACTAAcacttaaatacatatttttaattctgaTGATCTAATCTGAGCcaatatttatgtttgttaatattttgcaagcatatattacaatttatttttgttacacatcatgtaactaatttttttccccttccataAGGTAAAGCATTAATAAAGGTTAAAcattgttttatgtattttattctgtatattttcTTCTTACATAGTTCATATTTTTGTATATTGTAACAATATTTTATCTCTTTTTACACATACATCCTGTAACTGCAATTTTTCCCCACTTGAAAAGCATGTAACTAAAGTTTGACTGTAGTTTACATTTCAGTAAGCATCCAGATGCATTAATTTGTTTGACAACAGTGGGTTAGATGCAACCAAAAGATGGCAGAAGTACATCTGTGAAGCAGCATACGTGTCCACAGCCAAATACTGTTCACTTAGTTTGCATGCGAGCATTGTGGCCAGGCATTTCCCCAGGATCGGATACAGGTCAGATGAGCGGTCACTTGTGGGCGCCGTGCATTCAGAACAACTCTGCGCATGCACGACATACGAGACAAGTCACTCGCAGTGTCTTGTCGTGACTTTTTGGACGGCCTCCAAGGAAAGTGCTGTCTGGGTGGCTCTGTGCCAACTTTCTTCCTGGTTCAAGGTCACGATACTCAAGCATGCACAGCTGTGGACCAAAACGACGAATACTTGTTACCTCCATGTCAGTCGACCATGCCCCCCAAACTGTTCTGTCATGTTTGCTTAACCATGCGTTACTAGAAATATTGTGACACTTTTATTCTTCGGTTCCATTATTAAGTACCAAGCGAGGTGGCACAAAGGTTTAAAGCAGGTCTTGCATTCGGAAGGATGACTCAGATTCAAATCGTGGTCCGTCTATCCTGATTTAATTTCCATGGTTTCTGTAAATCACTCCAGATTCGTTACAATAGGTCATAGCTTATTCATTCTTCAACTACCCTGATTTGTATAATGCAAGTACCTATATTTCTAATGGCTTCCTCatcaattaaatgtaaaacttagAAATTAAAATACGTAATAAATAATCCATTAGTAGTTCCTACACTTTCAGGTGCACTCCATGCAGGTTTCTTTTCGCAACATCAATTCAGTTCTGTATTTCAAGAACCTTGTTCTTTGTCTCATTATCGTTTGTAGTCGGTCGTCTCCTTATATGAAGATTATGAGTAAATAAGAATTTTCCATTTCTTGGTTACCAGCCTAATGCATAACCATCAACTTGGCGAGCCAAGAAATTCTGTAAGAGTTTAATCCTGTagctaaaaagttttttttttaaagccagaCTCATAGTCCCTTCTCCGTTAGCTGCATTCAGGGAGCATCATGCGAAGATGGTAACTGATCTTGCAGGCGAAGCTGTCAAGAAAGATGCAACTGCATTTTCACATTTGTAGGAAGACCCCTGTATATTTATAGTGTTAATGGGTCGTAAACTGGCAGCTCCTTTCCTTCGGCCCAACCTCAGGCATCAGGGACACCCCAACCTGTGTCATCTTCAGGGAACAACTACTGACCTTAGTTGGTGGTATGCCTCTTAACTGAACTGGTACCATATGGGTGGGACCTGCtgcttagcaaaaaaaaaaagtttgggtgTGTCGAATTTAACTGAGGTATCATGCAACATACTTAACTGAACTTGGGGATGTCCGTGTGCCACCaaattttataatattcatttactGTATGATAACAATTTCCATCACAAAATCTCCACAAAATCTCTATTTAATAAAgtcttattattattttcattctaaAGGAAAAAGTAATCTTTCCATACGTCCATTCTGGCACAAATCATTATGTTATAACTCTCTAATCACAAAtttgtaaatatacataaattaaaatgcaCATTACAAAAGTATTCCTGGGAAAACTAAATAGCCTGGCCTCTTGTTTAACGTCGCATCTAAgacttttttaatttcaattgaaTGGAAACCAATTCTGTAGTGTTCCTGTTCTGTGCGCCGGGTCCCAGCGCCCCCGCAGTTATCTAAGGCACGAGTGCCGCTGCATCACTCAGTCTGCTTACCACATCAAAATTCTCCAAGACTGTTTTACAAAACGGGATAATCTGTTTCACTACCGATATTTTATATTTGCTTCGGGGCCAAACCTGCAATTACAGCTGCAGTTTATTTTCTGAAAGTTAGGGACATTTTTTATGTAGGTTTCAGTCTAATGCAAGCACTTagacccgttctacaatgacacgtactgtagggccgcgacgtcttggcgtgtcgttttgcggggaagcggggaagagtaaatgagaggggaagcagctgcgcgcgcacatcagccgctatgcggttcatagcaaaaacatcaggcgccacgctctcagtctgaagtgaataatggagcccgacgcaggacgttcaagatacaataaagtaatacatagtggggagagggaaattataagtagtgtaatccagtgttgtgatgaagaagctgccaacaaatgtctgctagtacctctaacaaatgcaaccgaaagagctgcgcgatacacaggtataagccaaagatcagtttcgcgcatccgaaaacacaacagagagacgacaaataaaaaacaaacaacaacattataagtttttcaatgcattccccgtaatttcacccgcggtttgtttgttttgcatttggcaattttcccaactttctgcaccgcttgttagaatattttttatctacaagtgtagccgatattgctacacattatattgcatttggtatattacatgatattatattacattatatacattatatattgcattatatattttataatatatatgattttatgatatatattaatgtatattatattaatacattatttatttacaatttatatgtttatatttacatatatatatatatatcactcctttatttgaccgttaaacagcctctcatgtttaattattcatttcaagcaaaaaaaaaactgggaaacgtttgttgtcagttgatgactttgatagaagagtgatcagagacactagccacgaattttatgcagtaaaaaaacgacaaggaaactactgccagttttgaaagaaaaaatcggatggagttagggaaagacatcgctgcgtaaaatactcaaagaaatgggttttgtgtggagaagaagccaaaataagcgaatgcttcttctcgaaagatctgacgttgttgcttggcgataacggtagctgactcagatgaaacagtgcagggaggctggaaagaatatatttgacatggatgaatcctgggttgacactaatttaacctttcagaaatgttggcaaaagaaaggtgacgctgaaggtgtaggtaatggcaacaggaaatgcagcgcacagactgatagttttaagcgttggttctaggcagggcttccttcccggagcctctcttgtttataaagcaagcacaacaacaggagactataaaatacgcgaggatggtttgttataaatatggttttcggacccctcgaaattactaaaatggttctttcagagtgctgttatggaaaaaataccaacccgtgtgcataaaagtggtaaggttcttgaagtgcgtgaaagtgtcatgtcgatcgtcttcacatttcagccaaaccaaatggaaaagtaagcatcagcgagggagttacatgcaagtcttaattaattgtgtttcctacagcaacccacaattacaaatttagttcttaactttaaagaattgtatagctatgtttaactatatttaactaagctgcccagtcgagcaaatggtgcactacctttaaataataaattaccgtaaagcattatcacatctttgtatcattaagatctgcgctgtgttgcaccgtacgtgagattgttctcgaccaatgttttcggaacggcatggagacttccaggccgttgttatctgcggagcagacaaggcgggacgtgtcgattacaaggtcgctgagctctagggagtcgacccgccaaaacggagacggatctcacggaacagagttcctacaacagcacgcagatgGAGACGGTCCCGTACGGATTGGCTCGGCAATGCTGAGTTTTCTtctgtttacgttgctccgtgcgaccaatagaagctgaGTACTTGGCTCCGGTGGtatccatgtttgtttatgttgtaaatacgttaaatattgtttcaagtacaagaatatctagtgtatATTATTACTTTGTAGCTTGTTTCTATTATTTACGTAAATTGTACCCGTGCAATGGTttcgaagcatttttttttttttaaattaaattagtatttcgtaaccttgaaatgcaaactcatttgttacgtttccgtgaattgtggaagcagcagccgcgatagtgaaatgttcgaggagatccgtctccgtttacgtgatccgtctccgtttctgtGTCATTGTGGAAAGGGCCTTGAATCCAGCAAAAATCGCCCGCAAACCTTTTCAGCTCATCCTCGGACTTTCCAACACTTACAGTCCGTAGTTCCCTCGTAACGAACACTCGGTGGAGAGAGCGGTGTTTATTTTACCTTCTAGTCAAGTGAGTGCACACGCACCTTATACCGCACCTATGTTAGAGCCGTACTCATACCTAGCCGATGTAGGGCGGTTATGTGATACGATGTCATACATCGTGAGTGCTCGCACTGGCCTCACACCTTACACCCGATCTTGAAGCATTTTCAGATGTGTTGCGGAAGTAGCCGTGAGCGACTCGTGaggttttttcttttcttttgcttCTGCTAGAGAATAACGTTTTCTGTAAGATCAGGGCATACATGTATGGGTGCATCAGTTCAATAAATATAtcttcagtgtttttttttttttctttaaactcgTCAAAGTACATGAAGTTATCCGCAAAAATTTATGAACTatctctgaattaaaaaaaaaagtatatcaaTATTCTTGAAGGCTTAAAGTATGACGTAACTGGTAAATCTAtcttattttatgtatcagcGCCGAATAAAAACTCACTGTTGTTTTTTTCGTATCAAAAAAGCAAACAGGTTAtgaacacatttttaaatttggttAGGGACATGTCCCGCCAGGGTGGCCCTGTATTTTGGGtggcttttgaaaatatttatttttgtggagCCCTAGTACAGAATGTCCGTAAACTAACGTTCTCTTTTCAATGGTGTATTATacaagtttaatttagactatttacaacaaatgcGTCAAATTGAAGGTAGAATAAcctagttattcttaaaaatgtccagtatgtgcacctttagctatacgcacacatccaacctaaagtccaattcttcctacactttggttaacacatccATAGTAATAGAAGCAAATAGCTCCCTCAATTctgtgtcttaactctggcaattAATCAGGTAGCGGCGGAaggtagacacgatcttttataaagccccaatgGAAacaaaaatcgcatggcgttatgtcgggtgaacgtggaggccagtgaaaaagagCTTTGTCGCCTCGACCACTACGACTAATCCAACGGTCAGAGACTtgacaggttcaccctctactaatttgGGAAAGAACCATTCTTTcgcactgcaagcgagaaaacaacaaagcagtattcgcgcatgcgcttatctaaaactgttttgagttactctttaattgtgactttgaacTAACAAGTCTACAactcttacagttgatactattaaattttataactggggcatACTTTTATGGACGTACTGTATCTTAGAGAGTGGCTTGCCGGGGAACATTTGGAAAATAcggttcctcccccgggaaaatttaaaaaaaaatatttctttaagacGATTTTCAAGTCAAACTATAACTTGAATTTTCACGATGGTGTTCTTAATTTATCTTGATAAACATTTATgttatttcctgataaattatgaTCCTGTTAGATTTATGAATGCAGACGATCAAATTAAATGAAATCTCAATCAAATCttcgaagttttttttaatacgaaatcGGAAGTCATTGACCAGCTTCCTGAAATACTGGCTCGTAGAAACTCGTCGTCCTATTCCCACCGATGTCCgcgtttccacaaaaaaaaaaaaatatagacgaACAAGGGGAGAGAGAGTGAACAAGCGCTAACGTGGCCACGTCTCCCTCAAGACCCGGCAACCCGCGGCTTGCCCAACGACCGGATGTGTGCGGTTCTTTCGGTGATGCCAACATGTGGGCAGTGGTAAGGAAAACACTTTCCCTGACGGCTTTCACCTCTGCTACACTTTCACCCCGCCGAGTTCAGCACTTCCGCGATGCTCCTGACCTCGCTCGGGAAGAGGAGGTCTCCCTCAGTGACCTTCCCTGCCGCCGCGACCGTGCGTGGCGCGCCGGCGGTGTAGGTCGCCCCTCTCTCAGTGGTCGGGGTTGCATCTCAGGCACGCCCTCGAGCTCAAACACGTGTTCATATTACGGATAGGccaatcaaatccttagtattcgaagaaTTCTATATTCAAGGAAATTGGGATTTTAAAATTCACTAGTTCAAAGAGTTTCTTGGCTTGTGGTACTTAGCCGCGGCCAGGGTTAAGGTATCACTGACGTTTCTGTtgacattgcaatcgccatcgTCAGGGTATCTTGTCGTCCCTTCCCTacctaccctgatgatggcgactacgaTGACGCCCTCGGCGCGGCTAAATCCCACAAGCCAAAGTCGCGAAAGCCCGCGATCTTTATTGAGGTATAAAGAACCGAAATATTCGTCACAGATAGTCCAGTTATTAAGCTTCAGCGTGTTTCAAACAATTTGAATTGGATAAAAATCCCCTGTCCTTTAAAACGTTaccatttttcattattatttttttcatgacagaACTCTGCtgtttttaataaacttttaaagATTATAGAAACATATATTTCTAAAGAGCACtttaatacatacatacaattaTGTTGGGATCTTTTCTCAACCACGACTTTCAGACTGTCGTCTTCCtccaaactgaaaactgcaattcGTAGGCGTCAGAAATATCTTTTCAAAAATTGAACCAATTTATTTTACTCTCTTCGTACAGTAATCATAATTATTTTGTGCAATATTTACCTTTTTTGTGCCATATGTCTTGAAAATAGTatgaaaaaaatcaataaaagtgCTGTGCGAGCGTTTATAGCATAGCAATTACTATGACTTGAAAGACCTTTTTGCAAAAGCGCAGTCCATTTCTTTCCTGCGTGAAGCAGTTCGGTCAGGACCAGCGCTCGCGGCGATGCTTGCAGGCTTGCCACGCTCCAAGCtgcgggttcgattcccggcgggtcCTAGTCTGGAGTTCCTCTGGGGTAACACGTGCATCTCGGTGTTAGGAATCAGTAGTTCGGCACCGAAATCTTCACTTCCCCAGTGCGAATCGTGTATACGTATAGGTACATACTGTCAGTAAGAGAATGAAAGAAAGAATATCGGTCGCGTCCTTGTATCAACCTACAAACTAACATACATTATTCATTTGAATCCGAATAACTTATGAGGCCCGTCTAATCGGGACTGTAAATGtgttgaggcgggatgataagcgcgacgctctctGATGCTCCTAGCTCTGTGTCGCATCCAAGCGTAAGGTTCTGAACTAGCGTGCATAGAGCAACCATGAAATTTGAGCGGAAACCTTAACTTAGATGGTGGAGAAGTGAAAATAAACGTGTATTGCAAGTCCtttgagtgatttcaagaatcgtTACCGGACGTTTCTGTACAAAATTTACTCCGAAAACACAcgtttttagcaattttcactcccctagaaatacagtttaaaaacaaaatacggaaacagaactaactATCccccctcagcgtattcttaaatgtttttcgtaaacaaacaccactcTTGACATCacgagcagttttgaaatcacgtggtttcttctggtGCTCTGCACACCGCCTATGTACACTgggaccttaaaatttgacttattaattttgattgaattttattaaaatatgttattaaactCACATTCCAGGGtgtaattccaaaattaaaatggCATATAATCGTACGTGTTTTCAAATAACGGTAGACTCGTCTTACGTAAGTAAGGCACAATGGCACGTGTTCGCCATGCCTCATAAGTCCCATGACGTGTtcctcaagcttttttttttattgtttcccttTGTTGTGAAATTGAGAAATATAGGCTCTAGACGCGATAATTTGTTCAAAAATTTTCTCCTAATTCACACAGTGTCCTTTTTCTTGCAATACCTtgaacaataaattatttcctcCCAACACAAACTGAGTCAGAATTATAAGGAACAAGGTTTAATAAAGTACGTAAGTTTAACAAGaggttttataaaaaatatttttatttaaaacacagtaAAAACAACACATATGTATTTACAAGACGGTATTAATACACGGCAGCTTCTAATACACGCGCATGTTCGCACTCAATCACACTCGCAAGTATACACATATTAACAAGTAAACAATGATTAACAACACAATAATGTCTCTCCctatttttacctaagcaaactTTCAGAAAAACCGTCGATGGAATCATTTATTTCTTTAGGCCTAATATAGAAGGTAGGGGGAAAAAACACATTTCGGTTAACTGattgaaaaaattaaggaaaccctTTCTGTTTCAAATTGGCTACCAATTTCGAACAGAATATCAGCTTTCTCATTTCAAAGCTGTACAAATTTCATTATGATTTTTGTTGTTTATGCTTAATTTAGTCTTCCC
This DNA window, taken from Bacillus rossius redtenbacheri isolate Brsri chromosome 3, Brsri_v3, whole genome shotgun sequence, encodes the following:
- the LOC134530466 gene encoding uncharacterized protein LOC134530466, with translation MRTLLIAVIVCAMVILTYALEFKQQEPTRIVTLADENSTKGVWKKKVLWKARWVKEWKQEKVWKAMWKKVWGPVEIHEWFPISKPPQIWKDSDGSLNGV